DNA sequence from the Fusarium verticillioides 7600 chromosome 2, whole genome shotgun sequence genome:
gaagagcaaggagCTCCGCCAGCTCcaggagcagaaggatgctgaggagaagcgacaAAAGTGGATTCGTGAGCTCGAGGCCcgagacgaggaggaaaaggccaTGCGTGCGAgactcgagaagaagagacagCAGGTCCAGGCCCAGCGGGCCGAGGAGACCAAGGCAGCTGCAGAACCGCAACCCGAAGGCACCGAGACTTCCAGTAATGGAGGTATTCTGAGCCGCATTGGCTTGTGGCCACAGGGcaccaaggaagagaagaaggatgacaACAAAGCCGCCGCTGAAGctgtcgaggatgaggccagcgcaaagaagaagaagaatccCAAGAGTTCTCTGGGCGATCTTGGCGAAATTATCTCAAAGAGGAAGGACTGAGAACAAACAATGTACATTAGGAGCAATTGGTCATGATGGAGGTTTGTATAAAAGTTTCGCATGCTAATTTATGGCAGAAAACATTGTGTACGATAGACAACGGGCGGTACCTTCGAGTACAGTGTGGCTCTACTCCCAAGCTACCAAGGCAAATGTTAATGATTGTTAATATTtattgagcttgaagattgTGAACTTTCAAGACAGACAGTTGCTTAACCGATGTGCTATCCAGGCTTTAAGAACATATGTTGTCTGGTAATACTCAATTTCTTGGGGGTTGCTTCACGTCATAGATCCTCCACTTCGGTTCCCTCCAATCAACCCCGCCATCTCGAGTAACGCCCGATCAGCCTCGATATCTCCATTTCCAAGATTGATCTTGCGGCGAGCTTCAGCCTCTCGTTCCTCCCAAGCCCATTTCTcggcttgggcttgggcttctttaTCACCGCCACAGCCCCAAACTTCGAGACTCTCGATCTGGAATCGGTCCTGGAAATCATACTTTCTCACCACACTCGAGTGAAATGCACCTCCTCGAGATGTAAAATCGTGGTTGAAGACTGCAAACTCGAACGAGTCGTCAAGTAATAGTGATACAGGGCCTAGGCGTAACATGTCGGCCTTTCTGTGAGCTTGAGATGGGTGTGGATGAGGGCAACCGAACGACATCATGGGATGGTGCGCTGGTGCTTTTGTGAAAGTAACGTAGTCTTTGTTGATAGTTGATGCCGGGAAGACATCATGAATTGGTTCAAGTTGAAATAGCGTTGTTTCTGAATCGCCGAAGCATTCCCGGTGGGTGTGTTTCCAAGGTTCACGAACGTAGACACCAAAAGTGAGCCGATCCGATCTGCTGCCATGAGGGAACCGCTTCGGAGGTAAGGATGCCGCGAAACTGCTTTCTTGACCACCCTCCGGCTCATCTCCCAGCCGTGTTCCGCTCACCAGGAGCAGTGTTGGAGCTTGCCAGTTGAAAACTTTGGTCTGGAAACTTCCCATAGAGAAACCGGCATCATTGCCCGAGTACAGGAGCCTTACTCGCCGGAAGAGATCTGTCCCAGGAAGGAAGAGCGAGATCTGGGACAAAGTGTTCTGGTTAAGTATCTCGCCCGTGTCGGTCAATAGAGGCTGTGCTGCTTTTTGAGATGAAGTAGTAGCTGGGGTATCATTGTGATGTTTGGAGAAATCTAGATTTtgcgagaaaagaaagcgCTCAAAAAGACCATTGAATCCACGAAAAATATGAGGGCAGATTACAGGTATGATGGTTCTGAAGTGGTTGTACTTGATGCCAGTTGAGATCTCGGCATTAACAAAGGAGGCAAGAATGCTTTCAGCGGCGCCACGGAGGCCCTCGAGTTCTTGTCCAATAACACGGCTTGAATACATTGAGAGGCTTTCTTGGGGATCAAGCGGGGcggcaaggagaagcagcatGACAAGTTTTCGGAAATTGTCAGTTGGGATGGTTGCGCCATGAAAGACTGGTGCATGGCCCTGGTCCACGGCATCCTTGATGTCGAGCAATTCAAAAGCTGTCAATACGAGGTCGTCGTCCTCACcgtcctcatcttcgtcccCAGCTGCATCAACCGCAAAACCAGCCACACCGGACATGGCCTTCTTTTGATCGTCTTTGGACTCGACGTGTGACGTGTCTGAATGGGCTCCTGCTTCTGACATCTTACGGTCAAAGACAGCCAAGCTCTTGAACAGTAGTTTGGTCCTATCTGAAGAACCCCGCGCCAATACGGTTTTGTAGCGCTCAGTCATGATGACGACCACCATAATCATC
Encoded proteins:
- a CDS encoding altered inheritance-mitochondria protein 31, mitochondrial — encoded protein: MADAPPSLPGPMPSSFDGDQELQNERPMQKVLRKIKEEPLIPLGMGLTTLAFINAYRALRRGDSKQANRMFRARVAAQGFTVFAMLAGSMYYQKDREKSKELRQLQEQKDAEEKRQKWIRELEARDEEEKAMRARLEKKRQQVQAQRAEETKAAAEPQPEGTETSSNGGILSRIGLWPQGTKEEKKDDNKAAAEAVEDEASAKKKKNPKSSLGDLGEIISKRKD
- a CDS encoding altered inheritance-mitochondria protein 31, mitochondrial; translation: MQKVLRKIKEEPLIPLGMGLTTLAFINAYRALRRGDSKQANRMFRARVAAQGFTVFAMLAGSMYYQKDREKSKELRQLQEQKDAEEKRQKWIRELEARDEEEKAMRARLEKKRQQVQAQRAEETKAAAEPQPEGTETSSNGGILSRIGLWPQGTKEEKKDDNKAAAEAVEDEASAKKKKNPKSSLGDLGEIISKRKD